One Bufo gargarizans isolate SCDJY-AF-19 chromosome 4, ASM1485885v1, whole genome shotgun sequence DNA window includes the following coding sequences:
- the LOC122935104 gene encoding deleted in malignant brain tumors 1 protein-like: MSVFFWILLIVACSAVHIEGCSHGVHRSAEIIVYADRYRYHTNYHELELVRGFIEGLENATNHQVMLHLVDYNFKDLQEYFRSHPGRVSFIPQKDYIHKFINSMTWRPKPGSGKRSHILILLLCGLDAYLFAKPKIHKLQRAGVEIFVMGSKISQDYELYDIVSYPPKTHLYDLLDYPSLDRALSALAQSVCRSIEVKDKRAKKALLSQVRLVDGGHRCQGRVELLYNNTWGTLSDEHWDRHGADVICRQLGCGPSLEAIKGDAFGPVSGNILEKLDCTGDEHDVSECLLGAWTEPESTRPQHSAGISCLSSGAGKVRLVSGSGSCDGIVEVSLNNTWNRFCLWKFDIREASVVCRQMGCGPLVKIQENVGEAGIGQKTVEKIHCSGAESQISECSLSLWSSQPCLYNIHAGIVCSTAAISKVTLTDGSSTCSGKVQVFQDNKWNLVPAFEWHVEEEVVLCKQLGCGLAIERALVKEMSISNKKVHHTNVRSIYCSGHEASLSECSSVLSKGHRCESGEVEVLCSQSGISKVRLVGGDSACSGRVEVFYNQAWGTVCDDTWDLSSAHVVCRHVGCGPPQRAPRGAHFGPGSGSIWLEKLFCNGTESSISQCGGVVSKNSLCAHSQDAGVICTDKEPL, from the exons ATGTCAGTCTTCTTCTGGATCCTCCTCATCGTTGCTTGCTCGGCAGTACACATTGAAG GTTGTTCCCATGGGGTCCACAGATCTGCAGAGATCATTGTCTACGCTGATCGCTACAGATACCACACAAATTACCATGAACTGGAGCTGGTCAGAGGGTTCATTGAAGGACTGGAGAATGCCACAAACCATCAGGTGATGCTGCATCTTGTTGACTATAACTTCAAGGACCTCCAAGAATACTTCCGCAGCCATCCAGGAAGGGTCAGTTTCATCCCACAGAAAGATTACATTCATAAATTTATTAACTCTATGACATGGAGACCAAAGCCTGGCAGTGGCAAGAGGTCacacatcctcatcctccttctttGCGGGCTCGACGCCTACCTGTTTGCGAAGCCCAAAATACACAAGCTACAGAGGGCAGGGGTGGAGATATTTGTAATGGGATCCAAGATATCCCAGGACTATGAACTGTATGACATTGTGTCCTACCCACCAAAGACCCATTTATATGACCTGCTGGATTATCCGAGTCTTGACAGAGCTCTGTCCGCACTAGCGCAGTCAGTATGTCGCAGCATCGAGGTGAAGGATAAACGTGCAAAGAAAGCTC TTTTGTCTCAAGTAAGGTTAGTGGATGGTGGTCACCGCTGCCAGGGAAGAGTGGAACTTCTGTACAATAACACCTGGGGCACCCTGAGTGATGAACACTGGGACAGGCATGGAGCTGATGTCATCTGCAGGCAGTTGGGGTGTGGACCTTCTCTGGAGGCCATAAAAGGAGATGCATTTGGGCCAGTTTCTGGGAATATACTGGAGAAGCTGGATTGTACTGGAGATGAACATGATGTTTCAGAGTGTTTACTGGGAGCTTGGACTGAACCAGAATCAACGAGACCTCAGCACAGTGCGGGGATCAGCTGCTTGTCTTCTG GTGCTGGCAAAGTTCGACTGGTCAGTGGCTCCGGGTCTTGTGATGGGATAGTGGAGGTTTCCTTGAATAATACATGGAACAGATTCTGCCTTTGGAAGTTTGATATACGAGAAGCTTCAGTGGTATGCAGACAGATGGGATGTGGCCCTCTCGTGAAGATCCaggaaaatgtgggagaagctggTATAGGGCAGAAGACAGTGGAAAAAATACATTGTTCTGGTGCAGAGTCTCAGATATCCGAATGTAGCCTCAGTCTCTGGAGCTCACAGCCATGTCTCTACAACATCCATGCAGGAATCGTCTGCTCCACAGCAG CTATTTCAAAGGTGACGTTGACAGATGGAAGCAGCACATGTTCTGGGAAAGTTCAGGTGTTCCAGGATAATAAATGGAACCTGGTGCCTGCATTTGAGTGGCATGTCGAGGAGGAGGTCGTGCTATGTAAACAGCTTGGCTGTGGCCTCGCTATTGAACGAGCTCTTGTCAAGGAAATGTCAATAAGTAACAAAAAGGTCCACCACACAAATGTTCGCAGTATCTACTGTTCCGGCCACGAAGCGAGCCTGTCTGAATGCAGCTCCGTCTTGTCCAAAGGACACAGGTGTGAGTCTGGTGAAGTCGAAGTGCTGTGCTCACAATCAG GAATATCTAAGGTGAGACTGGTTGGTGGAGACTCTGCATGCTCAGGACGGGTGGAGGTATTCTACAACCAGGCCTGGGGCACCGTGTGTGATGACACGTGGGATCTATCCAGTGCCCATGTGGTGTGCAGACATGTGGGCTGTGGACCTCCACAGCGGGCCCCTAGAGGAGCACATTTCGGTCCTGGGTCTGGATCCATATGGCTGGAGAAACTGTTCTGTAACGGCACAGAGTCATCGATATCTCAGTGTGGAGGAGTGGTGTCCAAAAACAGTCTCTGCGCCCACTCACAGGATGCGGGCGTGATCTGTACAG ATAAAGAACCGTTGTAG